A single window of Neisseria sp. KEM232 DNA harbors:
- a CDS encoding NAD-dependent malic enzyme has product MSNTPAIMQNPLTNKGTAFTLEERERYGLTGRLPAAVETLDQQAARAYRQFSSYEKDMEKYIFLDQLHNRNEILYYRLLTDHLAEMLPIVYDPTVGEAIKKWSRDYRRSRAVYLNINRPEAVRASFETLGLGADDVDLIVVSDAEEILGIGDWGVNGTDISIGKLAVYTAAAGIDPARAIAVNLDVGTDNEILLNDPAYLGNRHARVRGERYDALIKTYLQTASELFPNALLHFEDFGPSNARRILVENRDRYRIFNDDMQGTGAIVMAAVFSGLKVTKQTFAEQRLVVYGAGTAGTGMADQISAAMERDGLSREEARKRVWLIDINGLVTDDMPDLPDYQREYARSAAEAADWARKDGKIGLLEVVKQVKPTILIGTSTDHGAFTEEVVKALAAGVERPILLPLSNPTEKIEVMPADAVEWTDGKALISVGIPVPPVPYKGTDYHIGQANNAMLYPGLGLGVIVSGAKQVTDGMLLAAAEAVASQVNPQDLGASLLPPVDNLRASSATVAVAVAKQAAKDGVAAKQPENWVQAVQDAMWQPVYR; this is encoded by the coding sequence ATGAGCAACACCCCCGCAATCATGCAGAATCCCTTAACCAACAAGGGTACCGCCTTTACACTGGAAGAGCGCGAACGCTACGGCCTCACCGGCCGCCTGCCCGCCGCCGTGGAAACCCTCGACCAGCAGGCTGCGCGCGCCTACCGCCAGTTTTCGTCTTACGAAAAAGACATGGAAAAATATATCTTTCTCGACCAGCTTCACAACCGCAACGAAATCCTCTACTACCGCCTGCTCACCGACCATCTGGCCGAAATGCTGCCGATTGTGTACGACCCCACCGTCGGCGAAGCCATCAAAAAATGGAGCCGCGACTACCGCCGTTCGCGCGCCGTCTATCTCAACATCAACCGCCCCGAAGCCGTCCGCGCCTCGTTTGAAACTTTGGGGCTGGGCGCAGACGACGTTGATCTGATTGTGGTTTCCGATGCGGAAGAAATCCTCGGCATCGGCGACTGGGGCGTGAACGGCACCGACATTTCCATCGGCAAACTCGCCGTTTACACCGCCGCCGCGGGCATCGACCCCGCCCGCGCCATCGCCGTCAACCTCGACGTCGGCACCGACAACGAAATCCTGCTGAACGACCCTGCCTATCTCGGCAACCGCCACGCCCGCGTGCGCGGCGAACGCTACGACGCACTCATCAAAACCTATCTGCAAACCGCATCCGAACTCTTCCCCAACGCGCTTTTGCACTTTGAAGACTTCGGCCCGTCCAACGCCCGCCGCATCCTCGTGGAAAACCGCGACCGCTACCGTATCTTCAACGACGACATGCAGGGCACCGGCGCGATTGTGATGGCCGCCGTATTCTCCGGCCTGAAAGTTACCAAACAAACCTTTGCCGAACAACGACTTGTCGTGTACGGCGCAGGCACGGCCGGTACCGGCATGGCCGACCAGATCAGCGCGGCGATGGAGCGCGACGGCCTCTCGCGCGAAGAAGCCCGAAAGCGCGTCTGGCTTATCGACATCAACGGCCTGGTTACCGACGACATGCCCGATCTGCCCGACTACCAGCGGGAATACGCCCGCTCCGCTGCCGAAGCGGCGGACTGGGCGCGCAAAGACGGCAAAATCGGCCTGCTCGAAGTGGTGAAACAGGTCAAGCCCACCATCCTTATCGGCACCTCCACCGACCACGGCGCGTTTACCGAAGAAGTGGTCAAAGCCCTCGCCGCAGGCGTGGAACGCCCGATTTTGCTCCCCCTGTCCAACCCCACCGAAAAAATCGAAGTCATGCCCGCCGACGCGGTTGAATGGACGGACGGCAAGGCTTTGATTTCCGTCGGCATCCCCGTGCCGCCCGTACCCTATAAAGGCACGGACTACCACATCGGCCAGGCCAACAACGCCATGCTCTACCCCGGCCTCGGACTGGGCGTGATCGTTTCCGGCGCGAAACAGGTAACCGACGGCATGCTGCTGGCCGCCGCCGAAGCCGTCGCCTCGCAGGTCAATCCGCAGGATTTGGGCGCGTCGCTGCTGCCCCCTGTGGACAACCTGCGCGCCTCCTCCGCCACCGTCGCAGTCGCCGTCGCCAAACAGGCCGCCAAAGACGGCGTAGCGGCGAAGCAGCCTGAAAACTGGGTGCAGGCCGTGCAGGATGCGATGTGGCAGCCGGTTTACAGATAA
- a CDS encoding subtype B tannase, whose protein sequence is MSLKTLALTAALAAAGANAADLDFAKQPHTSRSAEINGQTVQYRAFENIPYVKNPVEADYQTINIYIPEAYFHGGSINGYTADTAPIFLPNKIGGYMPAKAGTPGQKGRGGEDKGADAMQVALSRGLVVASPGARGRTSPTGKAPAAIVDLKAAVRYLKANDKAMAGDARKIISNGTSAGGALSVLLGASANQRDYAGRLKKLGAAEADDSIFAVSAYCPISILDHADAAYEWQFHGVNDYQKMNITMLDYNVERKLVKGTLTEAEKQLSDSLKPQFAPYLNSLKLKNAQGKPLTLDKNGNGSFKDHIAALLAQSAQSALDAGKDLSDRNWLTVSGGKVTAVDFDKYAAAAGRQKTPPAFDGVDLSTGENQLFGSQTQDKRHFTAFAAQHSTVKGAGKADAQTVKMMSPMPYIAHTPTQHWRIRVGTNDRDTSLAVSAILAAKLQNSGKSVDYALPWDVPHSGDYDLDELFDWIDGIAKGK, encoded by the coding sequence ATGTCATTGAAAACCCTCGCCCTTACCGCCGCCCTAGCCGCCGCAGGCGCAAACGCCGCCGATTTGGATTTTGCCAAGCAGCCGCACACCAGCCGCAGCGCCGAAATCAACGGCCAAACCGTGCAATACCGCGCCTTTGAAAACATCCCCTACGTGAAAAACCCCGTCGAAGCCGACTACCAGACCATCAACATCTACATCCCCGAAGCCTATTTCCACGGCGGCAGCATCAACGGCTACACCGCCGACACCGCGCCGATTTTCCTGCCCAACAAAATCGGCGGCTATATGCCCGCCAAAGCAGGCACTCCCGGCCAGAAAGGGCGCGGCGGCGAAGACAAAGGCGCAGACGCGATGCAAGTTGCCCTGTCGCGCGGACTCGTTGTCGCCAGCCCCGGCGCACGCGGCCGCACTTCGCCCACCGGCAAAGCGCCCGCCGCCATCGTCGATTTGAAAGCCGCCGTGCGCTACCTGAAAGCCAACGACAAAGCCATGGCCGGCGACGCGCGCAAAATCATCTCCAACGGCACCAGCGCCGGCGGCGCCTTGTCGGTATTGCTCGGCGCGTCCGCCAACCAGCGCGACTACGCAGGCCGTCTGAAAAAACTCGGCGCCGCCGAAGCCGACGACAGCATCTTCGCCGTGTCCGCCTACTGCCCGATTTCCATACTCGATCATGCCGATGCCGCCTACGAATGGCAGTTTCACGGCGTGAACGACTACCAGAAAATGAACATCACCATGCTCGATTACAACGTCGAGCGCAAATTGGTCAAAGGCACACTCACCGAAGCCGAAAAACAGCTTTCAGACAGCCTGAAACCCCAGTTCGCCCCCTATCTCAACAGCCTGAAACTCAAAAACGCGCAGGGCAAGCCGCTCACGCTGGACAAAAACGGCAACGGCAGTTTCAAAGACCACATCGCCGCGCTGCTCGCCCAGTCCGCGCAAAGCGCGCTGGACGCAGGCAAAGACCTGTCCGATCGCAACTGGCTCACCGTGTCCGGCGGCAAAGTTACCGCCGTCGATTTCGATAAATACGCCGCCGCAGCCGGCCGCCAGAAAACCCCGCCCGCCTTTGACGGCGTGGATTTGTCCACCGGCGAAAACCAGCTCTTCGGCAGCCAAACCCAAGACAAGCGCCACTTCACCGCCTTTGCCGCGCAACACAGCACCGTCAAAGGCGCGGGCAAGGCCGACGCGCAAACCGTCAAAATGATGAGCCCCATGCCCTACATCGCCCACACGCCCACGCAGCACTGGCGCATCCGCGTCGGCACCAACGATCGCGACACCTCGCTCGCCGTCAGCGCGATACTCGCCGCCAAACTGCAAAACAGCGGCAAATCCGTCGATTACGCCCTGCCGTGGGACGTGCCGCACAGCGGCGATTACGATTTGGACGAGCTGTTTGACTGGATAGACGGGATTGCCAAAGGGAAGTAG
- a CDS encoding aldo/keto reductase, protein MHTLTLNNGVKIPLLGFGVYQIPPQDTEQAVIHAVEAGYRHIDTAQAYLNESEVGRGIAHCGVAREDLFVTTKIWVENAGEAAAEASLHRSLGRLNLDYIDMVLVHQPYGDYYGTWRTLEKWQAEGKIRAIGVSNFAPERAVDLGVFNRVMPQADQIEVNPFHQRLREAADLQAEGIAVQAWAPFAEGQHGIFQNPALCAIGAKHGKSAAQVIIRWLVERNIVVLAKSARRERMAENLDVFDFALDDEDKAAIAALESGRSLFTREPVERVKWAHGLAFNI, encoded by the coding sequence ATGCATACCCTCACCCTCAACAACGGCGTAAAAATCCCGCTGCTCGGCTTCGGCGTGTACCAAATCCCGCCGCAAGACACGGAACAGGCCGTTATCCATGCCGTCGAAGCGGGCTACCGCCATATCGACACCGCGCAGGCCTATCTGAACGAAAGCGAAGTCGGCCGCGGCATCGCGCATTGCGGCGTGGCGCGGGAAGACTTGTTCGTCACCACCAAAATCTGGGTGGAAAACGCGGGCGAAGCCGCCGCCGAAGCCTCGCTGCACCGCTCCTTAGGCCGTCTGAACCTCGACTACATCGACATGGTGCTGGTGCACCAGCCCTACGGAGACTACTACGGCACCTGGCGCACGCTGGAAAAATGGCAGGCCGAAGGGAAAATCCGCGCCATCGGCGTGAGCAACTTCGCGCCCGAACGCGCCGTGGATTTGGGCGTATTCAACCGCGTGATGCCGCAGGCAGACCAAATCGAAGTCAACCCCTTCCACCAGCGGCTGCGCGAAGCCGCCGATTTGCAGGCCGAAGGCATCGCCGTGCAGGCATGGGCGCCGTTTGCCGAAGGACAACACGGCATTTTCCAAAACCCAGCGCTCTGTGCCATCGGCGCGAAACACGGCAAATCGGCGGCGCAGGTCATCATCCGCTGGCTGGTGGAACGCAATATCGTGGTGCTGGCCAAATCCGCCCGCCGCGAGCGCATGGCGGAAAACCTCGACGTGTTCGACTTCGCGCTCGACGATGAAGACAAAGCCGCCATCGCCGCGCTCGAATCCGGCCGCAGCCTCTTTACCCGCGAGCCGGTAGAACGCGTGAAATGGGCGCACGGACTGGCTTTTAACATATAA